From the genome of Acidimicrobiales bacterium:
GTCTTCTGCCCGCACACCTCCTGCGGCCTGGCCGTCACCGAGGACGAGGCCGGCCACCACGCCGACCTGGCGGCCGTCCTGGAGGAGCTGGCGCCCGCCGGCCGGGCGTGGGCGCACGACGACCTCGAGAACCGGTGGCAGAACCTGGAGCCCGACGAGCGCCGCAACGGCTGGAGCCACATCCGCGGCCTGCTCGCCACCACGCCGTCGATCGTGCTCCCGGTCGCGGCCGGCGAGCTGGCCCTCGGCCAGTGGCAGCGGCTGTTCCTCGTCGAGCTGGACGGGCCGCGCCCGGCGCGGACGGTGGTCGTCCAGGCGTGGGGCACCCCCGGAGGCTGACTCCACGTACCCCGCGGGCCCCCGCTACGGTGGGAGGGCCATGGTCCTCGAGCGCGTGAACGGCCCTGCGGACCTGCGCTCCCTGACCGCCGACGAGCTCGCCACCCTGGCGGCGGAGATCCGCGAGTTCATCGTGCAGGCCGTGTCCGTCACCGGCGGGCACCTGGGGTCGAACCTGGGCGCCGTGGAGCTGACGCTGGCGCTCCACCGCGTGTTCGACTCCCCCCGGGACAT
Proteins encoded in this window:
- a CDS encoding secondary thiamine-phosphate synthase enzyme YjbQ, producing the protein MLRTEAPLQMVDMTDGVADVVRRAGLADGMVNVFCPHTSCGLAVTEDEAGHHADLAAVLEELAPAGRAWAHDDLENRWQNLEPDERRNGWSHIRGLLATTPSIVLPVAAGELALGQWQRLFLVELDGPRPARTVVVQAWGTPGG